From Ipomoea triloba cultivar NCNSP0323 chromosome 5, ASM357664v1, the proteins below share one genomic window:
- the LOC116020383 gene encoding uncharacterized protein LOC116020383, producing the protein MRRPPQVRPPLPCVRLLKCVHLIHATASSSAAASSMRPPPQVCPPHPCDGLLKCGRLFHASASSSVSTSSMRRPPQVRPPLPCVRLLKCVHLIHATASSSAAASSMRPPPQVCPPHPCDGLLKCGRLFHASASSSVSTSSMRRPPQVRPPLPCVRLLKCVHLIHATASSSAAASSMRPPPQVCPPHPCDGLLKCGRLFHASASSSVSTSSMRRPPQVRPPLPCVRLLKCVHLIHATASSSAAASSMRPPPQVCPPHPCDGLLKCGRLFHASASSSVSTSSMRRPPQVRPPLPCVRLLKCVHLIHATASSSAAASSMRPPPQVCPPHPCDGLLKCGRLFHASASSSVSTSSMRRPPQVRPPLPCVRLLKCVHLIHATASSSAAASSMRPPPQVCPPHPCDGLLKCGRLFHASASSSVSTSSMRRPPQVRPPLPCVRLLKCVHLIHATASSSAAASSMRPPPQVCPPHPCDGLLKCGRLFHASASSSVSTSSMRRPPQVRPPLPCVRLLKCVHLIHATASSSAAASSMRPPPQVCPPHPCDGLLKCGRLFHASASSSVSTSSMRRPPQVRPPLPCVRLLKCVHLIHATASSSAAASSMRPPPQVCPPHPCDRLLKCVRLFHASTSSSASASSSVSASSICPPP; encoded by the coding sequence ATGCGACGGCCTCCTCAAGTGCGGCCGCCTCTtccatgcgtccgcctcctcaagtgtgtCCACCTCATCCATGCGACGGCCTCCTCAAGTGCGGCCGCCTCTtccatgcgtccgcctcctcaagtgtgtCCACCTCATCCATGCGACGGCCTCCTCAAGTGCGGCCGCCTCTtccatgcgtccgcctcctcaagtgtgtCCACCTCATCCATGCGACGGCCTCCTCAAGTGCGGCCGCCTCTtccatgcgtccgcctcctcaagtgtgtCCACCTCATCCATGCGACGGCCTCCTCAAGTGCGGCCGCCTCTtccatgcgtccgcctcctcaagtgtgtCCACCTCATCCATGCGACGGCCTCCTCAAGTGCGGCCGCCTCTtccatgcgtccgcctcctcaagtgtgtCCACCTCATCCATGCGACGGCCTCCTCAAGTGCGGCCGCCTCTtccatgcgtccgcctcctcaagtgtgtCCACCTCATCCATGCGACGGCCTCCTCAAGTGCGGCCGCCTCTtccatgcgtccgcctcctcaagtgtgtCCACCTCATCCATGCGACGGCCTCCTCAAGTGCGGCCGCCTCTtccatgcgtccgcctcctcaagtgtgtCCACCTCATCCATGCGACGGCCTCCTCAAGTGCGGCCGCCTCTtccatgcgtccgcctcctcaagtgtgtCCACCTCATCCATGCGACGGCCTCCTCAAGTGCGGCCGCCTCTtccatgcgtccgcctcctcaagtgtgtCCACCTCATCCATGCGACGGCCTCCTCAAGTGCGGCCGCCTCTtccatgcgtccgcctcctcaagtgtgtCCACCTCATCCATGCGACGGCCTCCTCAAGTGCGGCCGCCTCTtccatgcgtccgcctcctcaagtgtgtCCACCTCATCCATGCGACGGCCTCCTCAAGTGCGGCCGCCTCTtccatgcgtccgcctcctcaagtgtgtCCACCTCATCCATGCGACGGCCTCCTCAAGTGCGGCCGCCTCTtccatgcgtccgcctcctcaagtgtgtCCACCTCATCCATGCGACGGCCTCCTCAAGTGCGGCCGCCTCTtccatgcgtccgcctcctcaagtgtgtCCACCTCATCCATGCGACGGCCTCCTCAAGTGCGGCCGCCTCTtccatgcgtccgcctcctcaagtgtgtCCACCTCATCCATGCGACGGCCTCCTCAAGTGCGGCCGCCTCTtccatgcgtccgcctcctcaagtgtgtCCACCTCATCCATGCGACGGCCTCCTCAAGTGCGGCCGCCTCTtccatgcgtccgcctcctcaagtgtgtCCACCTCATCCATGCGACGGCCTCCTCAAGTGCGGCCGCCTCTtccatgcgtccgcctcctcaagtgtgtCCACCTCATCCATGCGACGGCCTCCTCAAGTGCGGCCGCCTCTtccatgcgtccgcctcctcaagtgtgtCCACCTCATCCATGCGACGGCCTCCTCAAGTGCGGCCGCCTCTtccatgcgtccgcctcctcaagtgtgtCCACCTCATCCATGCGACGGCCTCCTCAAGTGCGGCCGCCTCTtccatgcgtccgcctcctcaagtgtgtCCACCTCATCCATGCGACGGCCTCCTCAAGTGCGGCCGCCTCTtccatgcgtccgcctcctcaagtgtgtCCACCTCATCCATGCGACGGCCTCCTCAAGTGCGGCCGCCTCTtccatgcgtccgcctcctcaagtgtgtCCACCTCATCCATGCGACGGCCTCCTCAAGTGCGGCCGCCTCTtccatgcgtccgcctcctcaagtgtgtCCACCTCATCCATGCgaccgcctcctcaagtg